The genomic region ATTGGCCATTCGTGATGTTGGGGCCAAAAATTTGGGCGTCACTGTGGATTTTGCCCATGTTCTCTATGCAAACGAGATGCCCGCGCATGTGGCCTATCTGGCGCAGCGCCATGCCAAGATTTTGGGGGTTCACCTGAATGATGGCTATGGCAAGCGCGATGATGGCTTGATGGCGGGCACGGTGCATCCTGTGGCGACAGTCGAGCTATTCGTGCAATTGCACCGCATGGGCTATGATGGTGTCGTTTATTTCGACACATTTCCCGACCATTCGGGCCTGAACCCGATTGAAGAGGGGCGCACAAATATCCTGCTCATCGAGCGGTTGCGCACCATTGCCGCAGAACTCGCCGAAAGTTCAGAGCTGTCGGATCTGTTGCAAAAGCAAAACGCGGCACTCACCCAGCGACTGATTGCCGAGCGGCTTTATGGCGGGGTGATCCCTGATGGGCGCTGATATCCTTGTGATGGGGGCGCTGCATCTTGATGTAATTGTCAACGCCCCCGCTTTGCCCGCCCCAGACGAGACGATGATGGGCAAAGATGTGGCTTATCGTTTTGGCGGCAAAGGCGGCAATCAGGCGGTTTCTGCCGCCCGCATGGGGGGCAAGGTTGCCATGATTGGCGTGGTTGGCACGGATGATTTTGCGCAGCCTTTGCGCGCTGAACTTGCGCGCGCAGATGTCGATATGTCTATGCTTGCCACCTGTGATGGGGCCTCAGGCATGAGCGTGGCCATTGTGCAAAATGATGGCAGCTATGGCGCGGTAGTCGTTTCGGGCGTGAACCGCCAAATTAATGCGCAGCAGGCAAAACTTGACCCGCCCCCCAAAGTGGTCGTGCTGCAAAACGAAATCCCTGTTGCAGAAAATCACGCGCTCTTGGCGCGTTTGCCGCAGGATGTCACCGTCATTTGGAATGCGGCCCCCGCCTTGACGCGCGATGCGGTGATGGTGGGGCGAGCGGATATTTTGGTGGTTAATCGCCTAGAGGCCGCAATGCAGGCGGGGCTGCCGCATGATCTGCCCGATCCTGAAGCGGCCTTAACGCAGCTTGCACGCGAAGGGCGCGCGGTGATCATTACACTGGGCGCGGATGGCTATATCGCGCAAGCGCGGGACGGCACCCGCTTTGGGGCCAAGGCGCATCGCGTGCCCGTCATCTCCACCCATGGGGCAGGGGATGCTTTCGTGGGGGCGCTAGCCGCTGAGATTGCGCGCGGTGCCGATTTAGCGGCGGCGGCGGCCTTTGCCCAAGGGGCGGCGGCCCTTCATGTCTCAACCCCGCTTGAGGGGCGCGCCGATATTACCCCT from Rhodobacterales bacterium HKCCA1288 harbors:
- a CDS encoding bifunctional hydroxymethylpyrimidine kinase/phosphomethylpyrimidine kinase, whose protein sequence is MGADILVMGALHLDVIVNAPALPAPDETMMGKDVAYRFGGKGGNQAVSAARMGGKVAMIGVVGTDDFAQPLRAELARADVDMSMLATCDGASGMSVAIVQNDGSYGAVVVSGVNRQINAQQAKLDPPPKVVVLQNEIPVAENHALLARLPQDVTVIWNAAPALTRDAVMVGRADILVVNRLEAAMQAGLPHDLPDPEAALTQLAREGRAVIITLGADGYIAQARDGTRFGAKAHRVPVISTHGAGDAFVGALAAEIARGADLAAAAAFAQGAAALHVSTPLEGRADITPAQLRHAFGL